In one uncultured Methanobrevibacter sp. genomic region, the following are encoded:
- the gatE gene encoding Glu-tRNA(Gln) amidotransferase subunit GatE gives MDWEKLGLKMGLEIHQQLNTKHKLFCPCKTELVDDEYNEIVERNLRPTQSELGEIDRAALQESLRGLNFKYEAYNHHTCLVESDDEPPHSLNKEALEICITIAALMNMHIVDEFHTMRKQVIDGSNTGGFQRTGLAATDGYLDTPYGRVTIESLGLEEDAARRIETTDDYTEFRLDRLGIPLAEITTDPSMHHPDQVREVAYMIGQVLRSTNVKRGLGTIRQDLNISIEKGARVEIKGVQNLDLMSEIVENEVQRQLALIEIKEELNKRNAKVLEEIHNLDELFKNTQSKILSSAESIKAVVLKGFNGLIGKEVQPGRRFGTEIASYAKKRGVSGIFHSDELPAYGITQEEVDVVRDYLNLEKEDAFIIVAHDEEIAISALEEVKRRANLGFEGVVEETRKSLDDGNTEYMRPLPTANRMYLETDIPLFKITDELVEPIKNNLPELPDAKKERIIKEYNLSEDLASQLVKRLEADVFEEILTDIKVDPTPVASLLAYDLKEIKRDGFDISILTTQHLKDIFQLLADSKIAKDSVTKLTTCVIQTPDTEIEEIAKNNNLTLLSQEDVENIIDEIVMKNEAMVKERQMGAMGPLMGMSMKELKGKADGSIVNKLVKQSIQKLL, from the coding sequence ATGGATTGGGAAAAATTAGGACTTAAAATGGGACTTGAAATTCATCAGCAATTAAATACAAAACATAAACTATTTTGTCCTTGTAAAACTGAATTAGTTGATGATGAGTATAATGAAATTGTCGAAAGAAATTTGAGACCAACACAAAGTGAACTTGGTGAAATTGATAGAGCTGCTCTTCAAGAATCTTTACGTGGGTTAAACTTTAAATATGAAGCATACAATCATCATACATGTCTTGTAGAAAGTGATGATGAACCACCTCACAGTTTAAATAAAGAAGCTCTTGAAATTTGTATTACAATAGCTGCATTAATGAATATGCATATTGTAGATGAATTTCATACTATGAGAAAACAAGTTATTGATGGAAGTAATACTGGAGGATTCCAGAGAACAGGACTTGCAGCAACAGATGGTTACCTTGATACACCTTATGGTAGAGTAACCATAGAAAGTCTTGGTCTTGAAGAAGATGCTGCTAGAAGAATTGAGACTACTGATGATTATACTGAGTTTAGATTAGATAGGTTAGGAATTCCTCTTGCAGAAATTACAACTGACCCATCTATGCATCATCCTGATCAAGTACGTGAAGTCGCATATATGATTGGTCAAGTTTTAAGAAGTACAAATGTAAAAAGAGGTCTTGGAACAATTAGGCAAGATTTAAACATTTCAATTGAAAAAGGAGCTCGTGTTGAAATTAAAGGTGTTCAAAATCTTGATTTAATGAGTGAAATTGTAGAAAATGAAGTTCAAAGACAACTTGCTTTAATTGAAATAAAAGAAGAGTTAAATAAAAGAAATGCTAAAGTACTTGAAGAAATTCACAATTTAGATGAATTATTCAAAAACACACAATCAAAAATATTATCTTCAGCAGAATCTATTAAAGCAGTAGTTTTAAAAGGATTCAATGGACTTATTGGAAAAGAAGTTCAACCGGGAAGAAGATTTGGTACTGAAATAGCTAGTTATGCTAAAAAACGTGGTGTATCTGGAATATTCCATAGTGATGAATTACCAGCATATGGAATTACCCAAGAAGAAGTGGATGTAGTGCGCGATTATTTAAATCTTGAAAAAGAAGATGCTTTTATTATAGTTGCTCATGATGAAGAAATAGCTATTTCTGCTTTAGAAGAAGTTAAAAGAAGAGCTAATCTTGGATTTGAAGGAGTCGTTGAAGAAACACGTAAATCTCTAGATGATGGAAATACAGAATACATGAGACCACTTCCTACAGCTAATAGGATGTATCTAGAAACAGACATCCCATTATTTAAAATAACTGATGAATTAGTTGAACCTATTAAAAATAATCTACCTGAACTCCCAGATGCTAAAAAAGAAAGAATTATTAAAGAATATAATTTAAGTGAAGATTTAGCTAGCCAATTAGTTAAACGATTAGAAGCAGATGTATTTGAAGAAATATTAACAGATATTAAAGTAGATCCTACTCCCGTTGCATCCCTTCTTGCATATGATTTAAAAGAAATAAAAAGAGATGGGTTTGATATCAGTATTTTAACTACACAACACTTAAAAGATATTTTCCAACTTTTAGCAGATTCTAAAATAGCTAAAGATAGTGTTACAAAATTAACAACCTGTGTAATACAAACACCAGATACTGAAATTGAAGAAATTGCTAAAAATAACAATTTAACATTACTTAGCCAAGAAGATGTTGAAAACATCATTGATGAAATAGTTATGAAAAATGAAGCAATGGTTAAAGAACGTCAAATGGGTGCTATGGGTCCTTTAATGGGAATGAGTATGAAAGAACTCAAAGGAAAAGCGGATGGAAGTATTGTTAATAAATTAGTTAAACAATCTATTCAAAAATTATTATAA
- the gatD gene encoding Glu-tRNA(Gln) amidotransferase subunit GatD, whose amino-acid sequence MTYKKIAKKYLETNGITIGDTIKINKEDISYEGILLDRSEDSEDGYLVLKLDSGYNIGVNIENTEAKLIQKGDKPNIGYDAEEIAHDSSKQDISIISTGGTVSSIIDYRTGAVHPKFTAADLIKANPELLDYANYNVKALYNILSENMQPKYWVKAAEEIANEISQGYDGIVIAHGTDTLHYTAAALSFMLKTPVPIIITGAQRSSDRPSSDANMNLIDSVIAAKSDVAEVSVCMHGSLNDSYTYLHKGTKVRKMHTSRRDTFRSINYEPIAKIENHMMNINPNYRYTKRNENELEVNSAIEEKVGLIKSFPGITEELIDYHIDKGYKGLVIEGTGLGHVPDKLIKPLARAYDENIPIVMTSQCLYGRVNMNVYSTGREILNAGVISGLDMTPETAYVKLSWVLGQSNNIQEVKKLMNQNIAGEFNEKSSIKYFLN is encoded by the coding sequence ATGACATATAAAAAAATAGCTAAAAAATACTTAGAAACTAATGGAATTACCATAGGAGATACTATTAAAATCAACAAAGAAGATATTTCTTATGAAGGTATTCTTTTAGATAGATCCGAAGATAGTGAAGATGGATATTTAGTTTTAAAATTAGATAGTGGATATAATATTGGTGTAAATATTGAAAATACTGAAGCTAAATTAATCCAAAAAGGAGATAAGCCAAATATTGGTTATGATGCTGAAGAAATAGCTCATGATTCTTCTAAACAAGATATTTCAATAATATCCACTGGAGGAACTGTTTCTTCAATTATTGATTATAGAACTGGAGCAGTTCATCCTAAATTTACTGCTGCAGATTTGATTAAAGCAAATCCTGAATTATTAGATTATGCTAATTACAATGTTAAAGCATTATACAATATATTAAGTGAAAATATGCAACCCAAATATTGGGTTAAAGCTGCTGAAGAAATAGCTAATGAAATATCTCAAGGATATGACGGTATTGTAATAGCTCATGGTACTGATACATTACATTATACTGCAGCTGCATTAAGCTTTATGTTAAAAACACCAGTTCCTATCATAATAACCGGAGCTCAAAGAAGTTCAGACAGACCTTCAAGTGATGCTAATATGAATCTTATAGATTCTGTAATAGCTGCAAAATCAGATGTTGCAGAAGTTAGTGTTTGTATGCATGGAAGTTTAAATGATTCTTATACTTACCTTCATAAAGGAACTAAAGTTCGTAAAATGCATACTAGTCGTAGAGACACATTTAGAAGCATAAACTATGAACCAATAGCTAAAATTGAGAACCACATGATGAATATTAACCCTAATTATAGATATACTAAAAGAAATGAAAATGAATTAGAAGTTAATAGTGCTATTGAAGAAAAAGTAGGACTTATCAAAAGTTTCCCTGGAATTACTGAAGAACTTATTGATTATCATATTGATAAAGGATATAAAGGTCTTGTTATTGAAGGAACTGGACTTGGACATGTTCCAGATAAATTAATTAAACCTTTAGCAAGAGCATATGACGAGAATATTCCTATTGTTATGACATCACAATGTTTATATGGTAGAGTCAATATGAATGTATACTCAACAGGAAGAGAAATTTTAAATGCAGGTGTTATTTCTGGATTAGATATGACTCCTGAAACAGCATATGTGAAATTAAGTTGGGTTCTCGGCCAAAGTAATAATATACAAGAAGTTAAAAAATTGATGAATCAAAATATAGCTGGAGAATTTAATGAAAAGTCTTCAATCAAATATTTCTTGAATTAA
- a CDS encoding 2-oxoacid:acceptor oxidoreductase family protein: MDKKSLEPENLEDYELSIRKRPESIYPSFPRKGETNQTTTHYCAGCGHGIIHKLIAECMDELGIQERCVMISPVGCSVFAYYYFNCGNVQTAHGRAPAVATGISRAEDNSIVMSYQGDGDLASIGLNETLQAANRGEKIVVFFVNNTVYGMTGGQMAPTTLVGEKTVTCQTGRDPAYAGYPTHMCELIDTLKAPVFIERVSLATPLKIRLAKYAIKQALTIQKEGKGYAFVEILSPCPTNLKQDAQGVQDFLENQMEKEFPVKNFRNEAKDRNPVVRPENDFTIESLDKIFNVDRTEDSGYCENTGMKPLTIKVTGFGGQGVLSAGLTIAQAACSEGKHVSWYPSYGPEQRGGSSNCSIVISDETIGTPVVEDIDILIALNKPSLEKFADDVKEDGTIIYDSRIGEFEANKNVNIIKVPSIEIAEKFGNTRTANTALIGVLMELQKTLSPESYENAIKHMFASKPKVIDVNIDVLKAGAEWMKENS; the protein is encoded by the coding sequence ATGGATAAAAAAAGTTTAGAGCCAGAAAACTTAGAAGATTATGAATTATCAATACGTAAACGTCCTGAGTCAATTTACCCTTCATTTCCAAGAAAAGGTGAAACAAATCAAACTACAACTCATTACTGTGCAGGATGTGGTCACGGGATTATCCACAAATTAATTGCTGAATGTATGGATGAACTTGGAATACAAGAAAGATGTGTTATGATTTCACCTGTAGGATGTTCAGTATTTGCATATTACTATTTTAATTGTGGTAATGTGCAAACAGCGCATGGAAGAGCACCAGCAGTAGCTACAGGTATTTCAAGAGCTGAAGATAATTCTATTGTAATGAGTTATCAGGGAGATGGTGATTTAGCATCCATTGGTTTAAATGAAACATTACAAGCAGCTAATCGTGGAGAAAAAATAGTTGTATTTTTTGTAAATAACACTGTTTATGGTATGACTGGTGGACAAATGGCTCCAACAACATTAGTTGGAGAAAAAACTGTTACTTGTCAAACGGGTAGAGATCCTGCTTATGCAGGTTACCCAACGCATATGTGTGAATTAATTGATACCTTAAAAGCACCAGTGTTCATTGAAAGAGTTTCATTAGCTACACCTTTAAAAATCAGACTTGCAAAATATGCAATTAAACAAGCTTTAACTATTCAAAAAGAAGGAAAAGGATATGCATTTGTAGAAATTTTATCTCCATGTCCTACTAACTTAAAACAAGATGCACAAGGTGTTCAAGATTTTCTTGAAAATCAAATGGAAAAAGAATTCCCTGTTAAAAACTTTAGAAACGAAGCAAAAGATAGAAATCCTGTAGTAAGGCCAGAAAATGATTTTACAATTGAATCCTTAGATAAAATATTCAATGTAGACAGAACTGAAGATTCTGGATACTGTGAAAACACAGGAATGAAACCATTGACTATTAAAGTAACTGGATTTGGAGGTCAAGGTGTATTAAGTGCTGGACTTACAATAGCTCAAGCAGCATGTAGTGAAGGCAAACATGTTTCATGGTACCCTAGTTATGGACCAGAACAAAGAGGTGGAAGTTCTAATTGTTCCATTGTAATTTCTGATGAAACTATTGGAACACCTGTTGTAGAAGATATTGATATACTTATTGCTTTAAACAAACCATCTTTAGAGAAATTTGCAGATGATGTAAAAGAAGATGGAACAATAATTTATGATTCACGGATTGGTGAATTTGAAGCTAATAAGAATGTTAATATAATCAAAGTTCCTTCAATTGAAATAGCTGAAAAATTTGGAAACACAAGAACTGCAAACACAGCATTAATTGGTGTTTTAATGGAATTACAAAAAACTTTATCTCCAGAATCTTATGAAAATGCTATTAAACATATGTTTGCATCTAAACCAAAAGTTATTGATGTGAATATTGATGTTTTAAAAGCTGGAGCAGAATGGATGAAAGAAAACTCTTAA
- a CDS encoding 3-methyl-2-oxobutanoate dehydrogenase subunit VorB translates to MTNQMVKGNTAVIIGAMYAGCDCFFGYPITPASEILHEASKYFPMVNRNFVQAESEEASINMIYGGASTGHRVMTASSGPGISLMQEGFTYLAGAELPAVIVDIMRAGPGLGNIGPEQGDYNQVVKGGGHGNYKNIVLAPNSVQEMCDLTIKAFELAHKYRNPVVVLADGTLGQMAEPLEFPQEAIEPIIDNSWAVRGNKDTMENLVTSIFLDFDQLEEFNYEIQEKYAKIAKDEVEYENYQLDDAEIVLVSYGISSRVARSAVDVSREKGLKVGLLRPITLFPFPEEKIKKLADKGVSFISVEMSNGQLLEDIQLAALRKENTYLVNRMGGNLIELKQVLKKIYEIVGIDEELPEGTGDKEKASPNIID, encoded by the coding sequence ATGACTAATCAAATGGTGAAAGGAAATACTGCAGTTATCATTGGAGCAATGTATGCAGGATGCGATTGTTTCTTTGGATATCCAATTACTCCTGCAAGTGAAATACTTCATGAAGCTTCCAAATATTTCCCAATGGTAAACAGGAACTTTGTTCAAGCAGAAAGTGAAGAAGCTTCCATCAACATGATTTATGGAGGTGCTTCAACTGGACATAGAGTTATGACAGCATCTTCAGGACCTGGAATAAGTTTAATGCAAGAAGGATTTACTTATTTAGCTGGAGCAGAATTGCCTGCAGTAATAGTTGATATTATGAGAGCAGGACCTGGACTCGGAAACATAGGTCCTGAGCAAGGAGATTATAATCAAGTAGTTAAAGGTGGAGGACACGGAAACTACAAAAACATAGTTTTAGCTCCAAATAGTGTGCAAGAGATGTGTGATTTAACTATAAAAGCTTTTGAATTAGCTCATAAATATAGAAATCCTGTTGTTGTACTTGCAGATGGTACATTAGGACAAATGGCAGAACCTTTAGAATTCCCACAAGAAGCTATTGAACCTATAATTGATAATTCCTGGGCAGTTCGTGGAAATAAAGACACTATGGAAAATTTAGTTACATCTATTTTCCTTGATTTTGATCAACTAGAAGAATTCAACTATGAAATTCAAGAAAAATATGCTAAAATAGCTAAAGACGAAGTAGAATATGAAAATTATCAACTTGACGATGCAGAAATTGTTTTAGTATCCTATGGAATTAGTAGCAGAGTTGCTAGAAGTGCTGTTGATGTTTCACGTGAAAAAGGATTAAAAGTTGGACTCTTAAGACCTATTACATTATTCCCATTCCCCGAAGAAAAAATTAAAAAACTTGCAGATAAAGGAGTTAGTTTTATTTCAGTAGAAATGAGTAATGGTCAATTATTAGAAGATATTCAATTAGCTGCTTTAAGAAAAGAGAATACATATCTTGTAAATAGAATGGGTGGAAACTTAATTGAACTTAAACAAGTTCTTAAAAAGATTTATGAAATTGTTGGAATTGATGAAGAATTACCTGAGGGCACAGGAGATAAAGAAAAAGCTAGCCCAAATATTATTGATTAA
- a CDS encoding 4Fe-4S dicluster domain-containing protein translates to MADVSYPIIHEEECKGCGRCVIGCSKNVIELGTKLNKAGYRYACYSGEGCSGCRDCFLTCPEPLALEVYVYTKKEEDND, encoded by the coding sequence ATGGCTGATGTATCATATCCAATAATACATGAAGAAGAATGTAAAGGTTGTGGAAGATGTGTTATAGGATGTTCAAAAAATGTTATTGAATTAGGCACTAAACTTAACAAAGCAGGATATCGTTATGCTTGTTATAGTGGTGAAGGTTGTAGTGGATGTAGAGATTGTTTCCTCACATGCCCAGAACCATTAGCTCTTGAAGTTTATGTATATACTAAAAAGGAGGAAGACAATGACTAA
- a CDS encoding AMP-binding protein, translating to MTSLIKDYVNRVDFNSYEDFHENFKISYPDNYNFGFDVIDKYAEIDPEKVALIWTNDNDEKHTFTFLDVKKYSNQIANFFIKKGIKKGDKVMLTLKNRYEFWFTMIALHKIGAVAIPATHMLKLHDIDFRIQNANVKLIVTVEEDQLIPDYEEAQKELGIDLVKCVIEKDIDGWINFNKAIKEESDVFERPTGDKATTAEDISLIYFTSGTSGLPKMVAHKQTYGLGHIPTAKYWQKVEEGGVHHTAADTGWGKAVWGNFYGQWIAGTALFIYDYDRFNGIKLLEKVIENKVTTFCAPPTIYRFLIKENIQEYDFSNIHHVTTAGEPLPPEVSKRFKEISGLRIKEGFGQTETALVIGTYDWIDAKLGSIGKPSPLFDVKLLNENDEEVDIGQEGEICIDVSHGVSPGLFKEYYKNPEKQKAQWHDGYYHCGDTAWKDEDGYFHFIGRNDDIIKSSGYRIGPYEVESAVLSHESVSNCAITAYPDEIRGQIVKATIILQPGYEASEELKKEIQNHVKKVTAPYKYPRLIEFVDEIPETISGKIRRVEIRDKDSKME from the coding sequence ATGACATCATTAATTAAAGATTATGTGAACAGAGTTGATTTCAACTCTTATGAAGATTTTCACGAAAATTTCAAAATATCTTATCCTGACAATTATAACTTTGGATTTGATGTAATTGACAAATATGCAGAAATAGACCCGGAAAAAGTTGCTTTAATTTGGACAAATGACAACGACGAAAAACATACATTTACTTTTCTAGATGTTAAAAAATACAGTAACCAAATTGCAAACTTCTTTATAAAAAAAGGTATTAAAAAAGGAGACAAAGTAATGCTTACCTTAAAAAATAGGTATGAATTCTGGTTTACCATGATAGCATTACATAAAATTGGAGCAGTAGCTATTCCTGCAACACACATGTTAAAACTTCATGATATTGATTTCAGGATACAAAATGCAAATGTGAAACTTATTGTAACTGTTGAAGAAGATCAATTAATCCCAGATTATGAAGAAGCTCAAAAAGAATTAGGCATAGATTTAGTAAAATGTGTAATTGAAAAAGATATTGATGGTTGGATTAACTTTAATAAAGCTATTAAAGAAGAAAGTGATGTTTTTGAAAGACCAACTGGTGACAAAGCAACAACTGCAGAAGATATTTCTTTAATATATTTCACTTCAGGTACTAGTGGACTTCCTAAAATGGTAGCTCACAAACAAACTTATGGACTTGGACACATACCAACAGCAAAATACTGGCAAAAAGTTGAAGAAGGTGGAGTGCATCATACTGCTGCAGATACTGGATGGGGAAAAGCTGTTTGGGGAAATTTCTATGGCCAATGGATTGCAGGAACTGCACTTTTCATATATGACTATGATAGATTTAACGGTATTAAATTACTTGAAAAAGTTATTGAAAATAAAGTAACAACTTTCTGTGCACCTCCAACAATATATAGATTCTTAATTAAAGAAAACATCCAAGAATATGACTTTTCAAATATCCATCATGTAACAACTGCTGGAGAACCATTACCTCCAGAAGTATCTAAAAGATTCAAAGAAATATCTGGATTAAGAATAAAAGAAGGATTTGGTCAAACTGAAACTGCATTAGTTATTGGAACTTATGATTGGATAGATGCAAAACTAGGTTCAATTGGAAAACCAAGCCCATTATTTGATGTTAAATTATTAAATGAAAATGATGAAGAAGTTGATATTGGGCAAGAAGGAGAAATTTGTATTGATGTATCTCACGGTGTAAGTCCAGGATTATTCAAAGAATATTACAAAAATCCAGAAAAACAAAAAGCACAATGGCACGACGGTTATTACCATTGTGGAGATACTGCTTGGAAAGATGAAGACGGTTATTTCCACTTTATAGGAAGAAATGATGATATAATCAAAAGCTCAGGATATCGTATTGGGCCTTATGAAGTAGAAAGTGCAGTATTATCCCATGAATCTGTAAGTAACTGTGCAATTACAGCATATCCTGATGAAATAAGGGGGCAAATTGTAAAAGCTACAATTATATTACAACCAGGATATGAAGCTTCAGAAGAACTCAAAAAAGAAATTCAAAATCATGTGAAAAAAGTGACTGCACCATATAAATATCCTAGATTAATTGAATTTGTAGATGAAATCCCTGAAACAATAAGTGGAAAAATAAGAAGAGTAGAAATAAGAGATAAAGATAGTAAAATGGAGTAA
- a CDS encoding helix-turn-helix domain-containing protein, giving the protein MFTLNEYNKNIGNRVKELRELSDITIQDFADELDIDENMYKQYENGEVDIPASFLCEIANKFQVDLGLLLTGEETRMNIFDVTRANNGISVERRKEYKYENLCTKFIDKKAEIFIVTVDPKEDSVPSLNSHPGQEFNYVLEGSLKFYIHNNEIKLNKGDSIFFDSSHRHAMAALNDEKAKFLAIIM; this is encoded by the coding sequence GTGTTTACTTTGAACGAATATAATAAAAATATTGGTAATAGAGTAAAAGAATTACGAGAACTCTCCGATATTACAATTCAAGACTTTGCAGATGAATTGGATATTGATGAAAATATGTATAAACAATATGAAAATGGTGAAGTAGACATACCCGCAAGTTTCTTATGTGAAATTGCAAACAAATTTCAAGTTGATTTAGGTTTACTTTTAACCGGTGAAGAAACCAGAATGAACATTTTTGACGTTACACGTGCAAATAATGGAATTTCAGTAGAAAGAAGAAAAGAATACAAATATGAAAATTTATGTACTAAATTTATTGATAAAAAAGCTGAAATATTTATTGTAACTGTAGATCCAAAAGAAGACAGTGTTCCTTCACTAAATAGCCATCCGGGACAAGAATTTAACTATGTTCTTGAAGGCTCTCTAAAATTTTACATCCACAATAATGAAATTAAATTAAACAAAGGAGATTCAATATTCTTTGATTCAAGCCATAGACATGCTATGGCAGCACTTAACGATGAAAAAGCTAAATTTTTAGCAATAATAATGTAA
- a CDS encoding GDP-mannose 4,6-dehydratase — protein MKNKKIIITGGLGFIGSHIVDELIEDNYITIIDNMSSGKVENLKNPYHENLTIIKEDLNTVNLNELIIDTDYIFHLAAMANVPLSVNNPLKCHENNVNSTIKLLNVAKEENVKKIIFSSSSAVYGNNTNTPLKETELMNPTSPYAASKATCELYLQSFKESYGLNSIALRYFNVFGPKQDKHSQYAAVIPNFINAILNNKQATIYGDGQQTRDFIFVKEVAKANIAAAKSNYCGSINIATGKEITINKLYELIANSLNCDLKPKYLDERKGDIKHSIANIDKMSKINFKINPHNFEKQINETVQWFKEN, from the coding sequence ATGAAAAATAAAAAGATAATAATAACTGGAGGACTTGGTTTCATAGGTTCACACATTGTAGATGAACTTATAGAAGACAATTATATCACCATAATTGATAATATGTCTTCAGGGAAAGTGGAAAACTTAAAAAACCCATATCATGAAAATTTAACTATAATAAAAGAAGATTTAAATACTGTGAATTTAAATGAACTAATCATTGATACAGATTACATTTTTCACCTTGCAGCTATGGCTAATGTGCCATTAAGTGTAAATAATCCCTTAAAATGCCATGAGAATAATGTAAACTCAACTATCAAATTATTAAATGTTGCAAAAGAAGAAAATGTAAAAAAAATAATATTTTCATCATCTTCAGCAGTTTATGGAAACAATACAAACACTCCATTAAAAGAAACTGAGCTAATGAACCCTACATCCCCTTATGCTGCATCTAAAGCAACATGTGAATTATATTTACAGTCATTTAAAGAAAGCTATGGATTAAACTCAATAGCTTTAAGATATTTTAACGTGTTTGGACCTAAACAAGATAAACATTCACAATATGCTGCAGTAATACCAAATTTTATTAATGCAATACTTAACAACAAACAAGCAACAATCTACGGAGACGGACAACAAACAAGAGATTTCATATTTGTAAAAGAAGTTGCAAAAGCAAACATAGCTGCTGCAAAATCAAATTACTGCGGATCAATTAATATAGCAACAGGTAAAGAGATAACAATAAATAAATTATATGAACTAATTGCAAATTCTCTAAATTGTGATTTGAAACCAAAATATCTCGATGAAAGAAAAGGAGATATCAAACATTCAATAGCAAATATTGATAAAATGAGTAAGATTAATTTCAAAATAAATCCACATAACTTTGAAAAACAAATTAACGAAACAGTACAATGGTTTAAAGAAAATTAA
- the ehaA gene encoding energy-converting NiFe hydrogenase A subunit EhaA has translation MFNLNIIHSCVYSGVYGLVNINISSFDVVLSYVITIIVSIIFALILRVPLLPNKPYMYSFDVSALYPTPIIAMGILSLFFVLGYTFIYNGIVLSVVIGIVTSLFVKYLFYEVFPKPLQNDGEEAS, from the coding sequence ATGTTTAATCTTAATATTATTCATTCATGTGTTTATAGTGGGGTTTATGGGCTTGTAAATATTAATATTTCTAGTTTTGATGTGGTATTAAGTTATGTTATTACAATTATCGTGTCAATAATCTTTGCTTTGATTTTACGAGTTCCATTACTTCCTAATAAACCCTATATGTATTCTTTTGATGTAAGTGCATTATATCCTACTCCAATAATAGCTATGGGTATTCTTTCACTTTTCTTTGTTTTAGGTTATACATTTATATACAATGGGATTGTGTTGTCTGTAGTGATTGGTATAGTAACTTCATTATTTGTGAAATATTTATTTTATGAAGTATTTCCAAAACCTTTACAAAATGATGGGGAGGAGGCCAGTTAA
- a CDS encoding DUF2109 family protein — MYVEIIIGIIVVYVALRALITQDKVSRLLYLNVIGFCVPALIALTIQTPFAFIVAVLFFICSTISANAIATSLDKLDDEIILD; from the coding sequence ATGTATGTTGAAATAATAATTGGGATAATAGTGGTATATGTAGCATTAAGAGCTTTAATAACTCAGGATAAAGTTTCAAGATTGCTATATTTAAATGTAATTGGGTTTTGTGTTCCTGCTTTGATAGCTTTAACAATTCAAACACCTTTTGCTTTCATAGTTGCTGTTTTATTTTTCATATGTTCTACAATTAGTGCAAATGCTATTGCAACAAGTTTAGATAAATTAGATGATGAAATAATTTTAGATTGA
- a CDS encoding EhaD family protein — MEFLVSIIAIVLMLIGAFGVIFLKKPLDKVIMFSIMDAGFLLVVVLFKYLDVAMFVALSDPLCTLIFIMAIVKIKEIRQRKVNSGEIHG; from the coding sequence ATGGAATTTTTAGTATCTATTATTGCAATAGTTTTAATGTTAATTGGGGCATTTGGAGTAATATTCTTAAAAAAACCATTAGATAAAGTAATTATGTTTTCTATAATGGATGCAGGTTTTTTACTTGTCGTTGTTTTATTTAAATACTTGGATGTTGCAATGTTTGTTGCATTATCTGATCCATTATGTACTTTAATATTTATCATGGCTATTGTAAAAATTAAAGAAATTAGACAAAGAAAAGTTAATAGTGGTGAGATACATGGTTGA
- a CDS encoding DUF2107 family protein, translated as MVDVNLFFYVGIFLAIIGSLATAWGPGVKDPIIRTFNTEVASIGVCLVLLTYNHILALLTLLATTVVITFVLFRAIIRLEEMGADV; from the coding sequence ATGGTTGATGTCAATTTGTTCTTTTATGTTGGTATTTTTCTAGCTATTATTGGTAGTTTGGCTACTGCATGGGGTCCGGGAGTAAAAGATCCGATTATAAGGACATTTAACACTGAAGTAGCTTCTATAGGTGTTTGTTTAGTATTATTAACTTATAATCATATTTTAGCTTTATTAACTTTACTTGCAACAACTGTAGTTATCACTTTTGTTTTATTTAGAGCTATTATTCGTTTAGAAGAAATGGGGGCTGATGTATGA